From Apilactobacillus bombintestini:
TCGAATCTGGAGATTTAAACTCTATTAGTCGTCGCTTAATGGTTATTGCTTACGAAGATGTGGGATTAGCTAATCCGGCTGCTTGTTCAAGGACCGTATCAGCTATCGAAGCTGCCAATAAAGTTGGTTTCCCTGAAGCTAGAATTCCATTAGCAAACGCAATAATTGAGCTTTGCTTGTCACCTAAATCCAATTCTGCCATGACTGCTATAGATGCAGCAATTGCAAAAGTCAGAACTGGTAATTACGGTGATATTCCTAATCATTTAAAGGATAGTCATTATTCAGGAGCTAAAAAACTAGGACATGGCGTTGATTATAAATATGCCCATGACTACCCTAACGACTGGGTTAAACAACAGTATTTACCTGATAAAATCAAAAATGACGTTTATTATCAACCTAAAGTTAATGGCAAATTTGAAACTGCCTTTAAACAACAATATGAAAAGTTGTTAAATGCTCAACGTCACTAATAGGAGAAATTATGTTAATTAAAATATTATTAGCTATAGTAACTTTAGTATTATTTACTATCGGTCGCTATTTGTACACACATTCAAATAAACCATTTATGTTATTGCATCCCGAAGAAAACACTACTCTAAGTAAAACTGTAAAATTCTTTAGTAAAGTATTTATTATTTTAACTGTACTATCATTTATTGCTATATTCTTTAGTAATGTGTTCTTTATTACTACAATAATGGTTTTAAGTTGTATAATGTTGTTGGTGATGGAATTAATTTTAGTTAATTTCATTCCTAAAAAATAAGCTGAGGTGATTGAGTATGTTAAAAGATTACAATCAAATTATGATTCCTGTCGATGGATCAAATAATTCTAAATTAGCATTTAACAAAGCTATTGAGGTTGCAAAACGTAATCATGCTAATTTAAATATCGTTCATGTAATCGACACAAGATCATTCACTAACCTTGCTAATTTTGATTCATCTATGTTAGATGACGTAACTAGTAGAGTTAAGAAAACTTTAGAAGAATATTTACAAAAAGCTAAAGATGCTGGTGTAGAAAACGTAGACTACTCCATTGAATATGGTGCTCCTAAATCAGTTATTGCAAGAGAATTAGTTGACCGCTTTAACACCGACTTGATTATAATCGGTGCCAATGGTCAAAGTGCCGCAGAAAGATTACTAATTGGTTCTGTAGCATCATATGTAACTCGTGTAGCTGCTTGTGATGTTTTAATTGTTAAATCCGATTTGGAAAATAAAGTAGAAAAATAAATAAACTAAATAAAAAAGAGCTGAATCTGAAATTCAGCTCTTTTTTAGAACAATCCATAGTCGGGAGACTTATCAATTGGTTGATGAAGTTTATCAACTGCATCAACTATTTTTTTGTTTTCACTCTTTTTAGCAATCTTTTTTAGGTAACTTAATCTAATATATTTTTGCGTTATGTGATAACACAGTGAATGTAAGTATTCTGCATAATCCAACAATTTATTCTCATAGCAAATATATATTAATCCAGCATAAAGATTATACATAACACTTCTTTCCAGGTATGAATCATCCACATACTGGGCCATTTCAACAAAGGCACTTAAATATTGAGTAGATAATATATATTTTTCAATAGAGAAATATGAAAAAGACAGTAATGCCATAGTAACTAACTGTTCAAACTCACCCTCTTTTTTATTATTCCAAAAATACAATACGGGTTGTAAACAATTAATTGCTTCTACAGAATTATCATTTAAAAAATGTCTAATGCCAGATATATAGTTATGACGAATTTTCATTCGTTGCGTTTCTAAAAACGGTTCAACTTCTGCCAATATATTCCTAACATCGTAATCCATTAAGAACATATCCTCTATAGTTATATTTTTAAATTGATGTAATTTAATATTTTTCTTACTTTTTACTACTTTATCTATATCTAACATTAATAAACTACAAATATTTTTGATCACAACTAAATTTAACTTATGATTATATTCACCATTTTCAATTTGGCAAATAACTGGCTGAGTACATACAGCTTTTCTAGCCAGTTGTTGTTGGGTGAATCCTAGTTCTTTTCTACGATTTCTTATCATAATGCCATCAATAAGCATCGTGAACAAAACCCTCCTAATCAATGTTTTCTTAAGCGAATTCTACTATTAAAATTTTTTATATTAGTTCGACTCATGATTACATCATGTCGAAAACAATTTATATCATGATCATTAATAACGCCAATGTCTTGATAATAAGCATATAAAGTATTTGGCCCCACTCTTTTAAAACCTTTATTTTTAAAGAAATCTACATAAGGAGCAATAAATAACGAAATCTCTTCTTTATTAACTGCTCTTTTATCATTATGTAAATGATCTAATGTTGTGTAGTTAAATGGACGCCAGGTTAATTCATAAAGATCAATATTCTTACATATTTGTGCGTTGTGTATTATGGCCTTTATTTTTTGCTTATTTCGAATTATTTCATTGTTGGATAATAAGTTATTCACATCTAACTCATTAAAATTGCAAACTTTATCCACAGAAAAATCATTAAATGCTTTATAAAGTGCATCCCGCCTTTTTAATATAGTTTTTCGTGATAAACCTGCCATAAAAATATTTAAAGATAACTTTTCAAAAAGCTTCTGTGAATCGGTAATAGGAACTCCCCATTCAACATCATGATAAATTAATAAATTAACATCTTCATTACTCCAGCGACATCGATTAATATTTATCATCTCCATATTTATTATTAAAGTTAATATTTTCCCCTCTACTAATAAATACGAAAGAAATGAAGCTTAGTACACATTTTACATAAATTAATTAAATAAAAAAAGGACTTCAATAAAAGAAATCCTTTTTTATTTTATGATAATGGTTTAAAGTCGTGAATAATATTATTTCTACGATCAAATTCCTTATATGCTAAGTCAATTAAACGATCAATTAACTCAGTATAACTAATACCAGAAGCATTCCATAATTGTGGATATAAACTAATATTAGTAAATCCTGGTAAAGTATTTACTTCACCTAAATATGGTGTACCATCCTTAGATACCAAGAAATCAATTCTTGCCATTCCCTTTAAGCCAAGAGCTTTGTATCCACGAAGTGCCATATCAGTAATTTCATCAGATAATTTTTCTGGAATATTAACTGGAATTTCAAATTGAACTTGACTAGCATCCACAAATTTATTGTCATAAGTATAGAACTTATCACCTTCTGGAACTTTAATAGCTCCCACTTGTGATGCAATAGGATGTTCA
This genomic window contains:
- a CDS encoding universal stress protein, which encodes MLKDYNQIMIPVDGSNNSKLAFNKAIEVAKRNHANLNIVHVIDTRSFTNLANFDSSMLDDVTSRVKKTLEEYLQKAKDAGVENVDYSIEYGAPKSVIARELVDRFNTDLIIIGANGQSAAERLLIGSVASYVTRVAACDVLIVKSDLENKVEK
- a CDS encoding helix-turn-helix domain-containing protein, with protein sequence MLIDGIMIRNRRKELGFTQQQLARKAVCTQPVICQIENGEYNHKLNLVVIKNICSLLMLDIDKVVKSKKNIKLHQFKNITIEDMFLMDYDVRNILAEVEPFLETQRMKIRHNYISGIRHFLNDNSVEAINCLQPVLYFWNNKKEGEFEQLVTMALLSFSYFSIEKYILSTQYLSAFVEMAQYVDDSYLERSVMYNLYAGLIYICYENKLLDYAEYLHSLCYHITQKYIRLSYLKKIAKKSENKKIVDAVDKLHQPIDKSPDYGLF
- a CDS encoding DNA-3-methyladenine glycosylase I is translated as MEMININRCRWSNEDVNLLIYHDVEWGVPITDSQKLFEKLSLNIFMAGLSRKTILKRRDALYKAFNDFSVDKVCNFNELDVNNLLSNNEIIRNKQKIKAIIHNAQICKNIDLYELTWRPFNYTTLDHLHNDKRAVNKEEISLFIAPYVDFFKNKGFKRVGPNTLYAYYQDIGVINDHDINCFRHDVIMSRTNIKNFNSRIRLRKH